From the Luteolibacter arcticus genome, one window contains:
- a CDS encoding NADAR family protein, which produces MAEPIHFYSVGDRYGEFSNFSAYPITLGKKKWPTSEHYFQAQKFENPADREEVRRANSPMLAARLGRDRKKKLRKDWEAVKVGIMRQALEAKFAQHAELKELLLSTGTAKLVEHTGNDSYWGDGGDGTGKNMLGRLLMELREKLSAKSR; this is translated from the coding sequence ATGGCCGAACCCATCCATTTCTACAGCGTCGGCGATCGCTACGGCGAGTTCTCCAACTTCTCCGCCTACCCGATCACCCTCGGCAAGAAGAAGTGGCCAACCTCGGAGCATTACTTCCAAGCCCAGAAGTTTGAGAATCCCGCCGACCGCGAAGAAGTCCGCAGGGCCAACTCGCCGATGCTGGCGGCCAGACTCGGCCGCGACCGGAAGAAGAAGCTCCGCAAGGACTGGGAAGCCGTGAAGGTCGGCATCATGCGCCAGGCACTGGAAGCCAAGTTCGCCCAGCATGCGGAGCTGAAGGAACTGCTTCTCTCCACCGGCACTGCCAAACTCGTCGAGCATACTGGCAACGATTCCTACTGGGGCGATGGCGGCGACGGCACCGGCAAGAACATGCTCGGCAGGCTGCTCATGGAACTTCGGGAAAAGCTCTCCGCTAAGTCACGGTGA
- the mfd gene encoding transcription-repair coupling factor: MPRKADDSTDWLQRAIGQPDFAQRLTLAVSGAGGVVFDHADEAAHSWLAAVVCRHLTGAKKMRLWLVCDAPRQRERLAAELDLWGIDAADLPEMPVELEGGQLADPESAALRLEVLDTAAQRDACVILCGAEAFSQGAPSPAELAGSRLVVKQGAGADPLDLSAKLSAHGYDRVTTVQGRGQFAVRGGILDVFPWQGGRPLRLEFFGDEVDSLREFDVDTQASVGKLAQAELLLAEPELEATVADYVRKGDVRIAFEDADIEADVRILSGASNSVGEEDFSTACFGSPLGSFEAGDFVLEQSRRQSFFDQLDEWRSQGWQMGIVFSNKGEEERFIELAGHESVADVIRLRGELVQGFTVPAARMAVLSSSELFGRYRTPGTLKRSRQETRRILTARASLDDIQESDLVVHYEYGIGRFRGIAPGESGEEITIEYKDGGMLAVPIDQAHLVAKYVGLGGKTPDLNKLGGAAWKNIRKSAEKSILDYAAQLLRIQAERQAEPGIPHPPDSRWMWEFENSFHYTETPDQRRAIEQSKRDMESAKPMDRLICGDVGFGKTEVAIRAAFKAATGGMQVAVLVPTTVLAEQHWRTFRERMSDYPIRVDLLNRFRTPSEIRETIQGLADGSVDIVIGTHRLISGDVHFKNLGLAVVDEEQRFGVKHKEKFKELFRSIDVMTLSATPIPRTLYMALMGARDMSTIDTPPPNRVPVHTSVVQYDERIIRDAILREMKRGGQVFFLHNRVKSIEMMRKKLQELVPEARILVGHGQMEKDELEVVMRNFVHGEADILLATTIIETGIDIPNANTILIDRADRFGLADLYQLRGRVGRAGEKAYAILLLPRDFITAGDARKRIHAIKQYTALGSGFKIAMRDLEIRGAGNLLGTRQSGHIAAVGFDLYCQLLRQSVDRLQGKTPKARVDATFRSDFVAFSETEFARGSGDGPLLPAYLPSGWLDETQLRVSAYRELAESMVENDLDQMEARWRDRFGRLPEPAENLITVGRIRLVAAGKGVASVEIKGQRLMLQRGGDYIMLEGTRFPRLISTGTRDKLHEALEMLRAL; the protein is encoded by the coding sequence GTGCCCCGCAAGGCGGACGACTCCACCGACTGGCTGCAGCGGGCAATCGGGCAGCCGGACTTTGCGCAGCGCCTGACCCTCGCGGTCTCGGGTGCGGGAGGCGTCGTGTTCGATCACGCCGATGAGGCCGCCCACTCTTGGCTCGCAGCGGTGGTTTGCCGGCATCTAACTGGAGCCAAGAAGATGCGCCTGTGGCTGGTCTGCGATGCGCCGCGGCAGCGCGAGCGGCTCGCCGCGGAACTGGACCTGTGGGGCATCGATGCGGCCGACCTGCCGGAAATGCCAGTCGAGCTGGAAGGCGGCCAGCTTGCCGATCCTGAATCGGCGGCCCTGCGCCTTGAAGTGCTCGATACCGCCGCCCAGCGCGATGCCTGTGTGATCCTCTGCGGCGCGGAAGCATTTTCACAAGGAGCCCCCTCACCGGCCGAGTTGGCAGGCAGTCGCCTGGTGGTGAAGCAGGGTGCCGGGGCAGATCCCTTGGACCTCTCTGCCAAGCTTTCGGCCCACGGTTACGACCGCGTGACCACCGTGCAGGGCCGCGGCCAGTTCGCCGTGCGCGGCGGCATCCTCGATGTTTTCCCGTGGCAAGGCGGCCGGCCGCTGCGGCTCGAGTTCTTCGGCGACGAGGTCGATTCGCTGCGTGAGTTTGACGTCGATACCCAGGCGTCGGTCGGCAAGCTGGCGCAGGCCGAGTTGTTGCTCGCCGAGCCGGAGCTGGAGGCCACGGTCGCCGACTATGTTCGAAAGGGCGACGTGCGCATCGCCTTCGAGGACGCGGATATCGAGGCCGACGTCCGCATTCTTTCCGGCGCGTCTAACAGCGTCGGCGAGGAGGACTTCTCCACCGCCTGCTTTGGCAGCCCGCTCGGCAGCTTCGAAGCCGGCGACTTCGTGCTGGAGCAATCCCGCCGCCAGAGCTTCTTCGACCAGCTCGACGAGTGGCGCTCGCAGGGCTGGCAAATGGGGATCGTGTTTTCTAACAAGGGCGAGGAGGAGCGCTTCATCGAGCTCGCGGGCCACGAGTCGGTGGCCGACGTCATCCGCCTGCGCGGTGAATTGGTCCAGGGCTTCACCGTCCCGGCCGCACGCATGGCGGTGCTTTCTTCCAGCGAGCTCTTCGGCCGCTATCGCACGCCCGGTACCCTCAAACGCAGCCGCCAGGAGACGCGCCGCATCCTCACCGCGCGAGCATCGCTCGATGACATCCAGGAGAGTGATCTGGTCGTTCATTACGAATACGGCATCGGCCGGTTCCGCGGGATCGCGCCCGGGGAAAGCGGCGAGGAAATCACCATTGAATACAAGGACGGCGGGATGCTCGCGGTGCCGATCGACCAGGCCCATCTGGTCGCGAAATACGTCGGCCTCGGTGGCAAGACACCCGATCTGAACAAGCTCGGCGGAGCCGCGTGGAAGAACATCCGCAAGAGCGCCGAGAAATCGATCCTCGATTACGCCGCGCAGCTTTTGCGCATACAGGCCGAGCGCCAAGCCGAGCCCGGCATCCCCCACCCGCCGGACTCACGTTGGATGTGGGAGTTCGAGAATTCATTCCACTACACCGAGACGCCCGACCAGCGCCGCGCGATCGAACAATCGAAACGCGACATGGAATCGGCCAAGCCGATGGATCGCCTGATCTGCGGTGACGTCGGCTTTGGCAAGACCGAGGTTGCGATCCGCGCGGCCTTCAAGGCAGCCACCGGCGGAATGCAGGTCGCGGTGCTGGTGCCGACCACGGTGCTCGCCGAGCAACACTGGCGGACCTTCCGCGAGCGAATGAGCGACTACCCGATCCGCGTCGATTTGCTCAATCGCTTCCGCACTCCCAGTGAAATCCGGGAGACCATCCAAGGCCTCGCCGATGGCTCGGTCGACATCGTCATTGGCACCCATCGCCTGATTTCCGGCGACGTGCATTTCAAGAACCTCGGCCTCGCGGTGGTCGATGAGGAGCAGCGCTTCGGCGTGAAGCACAAGGAGAAGTTCAAGGAGCTCTTCCGCAGCATCGACGTGATGACGCTGTCCGCCACGCCGATCCCGCGGACACTCTACATGGCACTGATGGGCGCGCGCGACATGTCCACCATCGACACGCCGCCGCCTAACAGGGTGCCCGTCCACACCAGCGTGGTGCAGTACGACGAACGCATCATCCGCGACGCCATCCTCCGGGAGATGAAGCGTGGCGGGCAAGTCTTCTTCCTGCACAACCGGGTGAAGAGCATCGAGATGATGCGCAAGAAGCTCCAGGAGCTCGTGCCGGAAGCGCGCATTCTCGTCGGCCACGGCCAGATGGAAAAGGATGAGCTGGAGGTGGTGATGCGGAACTTCGTCCACGGCGAAGCGGACATCCTGCTCGCGACCACGATCATCGAGACCGGCATCGACATCCCGAACGCGAACACGATCCTGATCGATCGCGCCGACCGCTTCGGCCTCGCCGATCTCTATCAGCTCCGCGGCCGGGTTGGCCGCGCGGGAGAAAAGGCCTACGCCATCCTGCTGCTGCCGCGCGACTTCATCACCGCCGGTGATGCACGGAAGCGCATCCACGCGATCAAGCAGTACACCGCCCTCGGCTCCGGCTTCAAGATCGCCATGCGCGACCTTGAGATCCGCGGCGCGGGCAATCTGTTAGGGACCAGGCAAAGCGGCCACATCGCGGCGGTCGGCTTCGACCTCTACTGCCAGCTCCTGCGTCAATCGGTGGACCGCTTGCAGGGAAAGACTCCGAAGGCCCGCGTCGATGCGACCTTCCGCAGCGACTTCGTGGCCTTCTCCGAAACGGAATTTGCCCGGGGTTCCGGCGACGGGCCGCTGCTACCCGCCTATCTGCCGAGCGGGTGGCTCGATGAAACGCAACTCCGCGTCAGCGCCTACCGCGAGCTGGCCGAGAGCATGGTGGAGAACGACCTCGACCAAATGGAAGCGCGCTGGCGCGATCGGTTCGGCCGCCTGCCGGAACCGGCGGAGAATCTGATCACCGTCGGCCGCATCCGGCTGGTCGCCGCCGGCAAAGGCGTGGCTTCGGTGGAGATCAAGGGCCAGCGGCTGATGCTTCAGCGGGGCGGCGATTATATCATGCTGGAGGGGACCCGTTTCCCACGGCTGATCTCGACCGGCACGCGGGATAAGCTCCACGAAGCGTTGGAGATGCTACGGGCACTTTGA
- a CDS encoding glycosyltransferase translates to MRIDIVTDTFAPDVNGVAMTLGRICDGLRSRGHLVHVIRTGEGGGRGETIAASLPLPGYKEVRVGLPGPFRLRKRWTKRRPDAVYVATESPLGSSAIKTANALEIPVAAGFHTNFHQYMEQYRLGGLQPAAMAYLKKVHSRANLTMAPTRDVVDMLVREGFQNVRLLGRGVDTELFHPAKRDTALRASWGARDGSPVAIVVGRVAAEKNLPFAMECFRKMRERVPDLACVVVGDGPLREKLQGEHPFVHFAGVQTGEDLARHYASADILLFPSETETFGNVLLEGMASGLVTVSQDYAASGRHVAHDRNGLKAPKSDQGAYLGECFAALHRWRDDSFRGEARVTTESLGWGQVVESFENHLQEACESRGPVTLTLKEKSKRPKRTFRTIFISDVHLGTEDAKVHEVIDFLKHTRCEKLVLNGDIIDGWALKRGAKWRKRHSRFIRTVLKKMEKDDTEVIYLRGNHDDILDRFLPLGFGRLQFVKEHIHHGVDGKRFLVVHGDGFDSVSTNHKWIAVLGAVGYDLLLKVNRVYNKYRAWRGKEYYSVSKAIKAKVKSAVNFVGEYEQQLQELARKKHCDGIICGHIHTPEDKQVGEIRYLNSGDWVESLTAIVEHHDGRLELIRHSEFMAELASEVRPARMAAANVIEMELSA, encoded by the coding sequence ATGAGAATTGACATTGTTACCGACACCTTCGCTCCGGACGTAAATGGCGTGGCCATGACGCTCGGCCGGATCTGCGACGGCCTGCGCAGCCGCGGGCACCTCGTTCACGTCATCCGCACCGGTGAGGGCGGGGGACGTGGCGAAACCATCGCGGCGTCGCTGCCGCTGCCGGGATACAAGGAAGTCCGGGTCGGTCTGCCCGGTCCCTTCAGGCTCCGCAAGCGCTGGACCAAGCGCCGGCCAGATGCCGTCTATGTCGCCACAGAGAGCCCGCTCGGCAGCTCGGCGATCAAGACCGCCAACGCGCTTGAGATCCCGGTGGCCGCCGGTTTCCACACGAATTTCCACCAGTACATGGAGCAGTATCGCCTCGGCGGTCTTCAACCGGCCGCCATGGCCTACCTGAAGAAAGTCCACAGCCGGGCAAACCTCACCATGGCGCCCACCCGCGATGTCGTGGACATGCTCGTGCGCGAAGGATTCCAGAACGTCCGCCTGCTCGGTCGTGGGGTGGATACGGAACTCTTCCATCCGGCAAAGCGCGACACCGCCCTGCGCGCCTCGTGGGGTGCTCGCGATGGTTCGCCAGTGGCGATTGTCGTCGGCCGCGTCGCGGCGGAGAAGAACCTGCCCTTCGCCATGGAGTGCTTCCGGAAAATGCGCGAGCGCGTGCCTGATCTCGCCTGCGTGGTGGTCGGCGATGGACCGCTGCGGGAAAAGCTCCAGGGGGAGCACCCCTTCGTCCACTTCGCCGGCGTGCAGACCGGTGAGGACCTCGCCCGCCACTATGCCTCCGCCGATATCCTGCTTTTCCCGAGCGAGACCGAGACCTTTGGCAATGTCTTGCTGGAGGGAATGGCCAGCGGTCTGGTCACCGTCAGCCAGGACTACGCGGCCTCGGGGCGCCATGTCGCCCATGACCGGAACGGCTTGAAGGCTCCGAAGAGCGACCAGGGCGCCTACCTCGGCGAATGCTTTGCCGCCTTGCACCGTTGGCGGGACGATTCTTTTCGGGGCGAAGCCCGCGTCACCACCGAGAGCCTGGGCTGGGGCCAGGTGGTCGAGTCGTTCGAGAACCACTTGCAGGAAGCCTGCGAGTCCCGCGGTCCAGTCACTCTCACGCTCAAGGAAAAGAGCAAGCGGCCGAAGCGGACCTTCCGCACGATCTTCATCTCGGACGTCCACCTCGGCACCGAAGACGCCAAGGTCCATGAGGTGATCGACTTCCTCAAGCACACCCGCTGCGAGAAACTCGTGCTCAACGGCGACATCATCGACGGCTGGGCCCTCAAGCGCGGCGCGAAATGGCGCAAGCGCCACAGCCGCTTCATCCGCACCGTCCTCAAGAAGATGGAGAAGGACGACACCGAGGTCATCTACCTGCGCGGCAATCACGACGACATCCTCGACCGCTTCCTTCCACTCGGATTCGGCAGGCTTCAATTCGTGAAAGAGCACATCCACCACGGGGTCGATGGCAAACGTTTCCTGGTGGTCCACGGCGACGGCTTCGACAGCGTCTCTACCAACCACAAGTGGATCGCGGTGCTGGGAGCGGTCGGCTATGACCTGTTGCTCAAGGTAAACCGCGTCTACAACAAGTATCGCGCCTGGCGTGGCAAGGAATACTACTCGGTGAGCAAGGCCATCAAGGCCAAGGTCAAATCGGCGGTGAACTTCGTCGGCGAGTATGAGCAGCAGCTCCAGGAGCTGGCGCGGAAAAAGCATTGCGACGGCATCATCTGCGGTCACATCCACACGCCCGAGGACAAGCAGGTCGGAGAGATCCGCTACCTGAACTCCGGCGACTGGGTCGAGAGCCTGACCGCCATCGTGGAGCACCACGACGGCCGCCTCGAACTGATCCGCCACTCCGAGTTCATGGCTGAGCTTGCATCCGAAGTCCGGCCCGCGCGGATGGCGGCGGCAAACGTCATCGAGATGGAGCTTTCCGCCTGA
- a CDS encoding apolipoprotein N-acyltransferase: MELLPARVPFSLRLLLAVASGGIYALAFPPLGWRWLVVPGVAGLLIALQGQRGSRARAMGFLHGLAVFAVGLSWLYELFAAWSFFLWIVLAVFPAVFAHFQGLASARGVKGWHLAAFTALNWGSWEYIRSELFALKFPWLSVGSAVGPNGLLPWIGVYGVSVIVVFGAALLSLQRWKSAAASFALVLGAYLLVPRHPDPSADDPAAVKVGGIQLEDASVHDFVTATEGLPQDLQFAVWPEYAVPYDIRADVNEWKLVQQLCRDRDVTLTFGTQRHETGGEVWRNIALTVDPGGTRGEHNKVHTVHFFNDGVAGTTALPVDTRHGKVGTPICFDCDYEGVTRRMTAAGAEMFIVPVMDAKPWTARQHDQHAELMRIRACENGRWMFVCATSGVSQVIDPNGMVHGRLGAMVEGVLVGSLRRESELTFYTRFGWLTPWMVLGIAGASWVLLLWPKRRDRAAQAKSA; encoded by the coding sequence ATGGAGTTGCTGCCTGCTCGTGTGCCTTTCTCTCTCCGCCTTCTATTGGCGGTGGCATCGGGCGGCATTTATGCCTTGGCCTTTCCGCCGCTGGGTTGGCGCTGGCTGGTCGTTCCGGGAGTGGCGGGCCTGCTGATTGCTCTCCAAGGTCAGCGTGGGTCAAGGGCTCGTGCGATGGGCTTTCTCCACGGATTGGCAGTCTTCGCCGTGGGATTGTCGTGGCTTTACGAACTTTTCGCAGCGTGGTCATTCTTCCTCTGGATCGTGCTGGCCGTCTTTCCCGCGGTATTCGCCCATTTTCAGGGGCTTGCCTCGGCTCGCGGCGTCAAGGGTTGGCACTTGGCGGCCTTTACCGCGCTCAACTGGGGAAGCTGGGAGTATATTCGTTCGGAGCTCTTTGCGCTCAAGTTCCCGTGGTTGAGCGTGGGCTCGGCCGTCGGGCCGAATGGCTTGCTGCCGTGGATCGGAGTCTATGGAGTGAGCGTCATTGTTGTTTTCGGGGCCGCGCTGCTCTCGTTGCAGCGTTGGAAGAGCGCAGCGGCATCGTTCGCCCTGGTGCTGGGTGCTTATCTGTTAGTTCCTCGTCATCCGGATCCAAGCGCCGACGATCCGGCTGCGGTGAAAGTCGGCGGCATCCAGTTGGAAGATGCCTCGGTCCACGACTTCGTGACCGCGACGGAAGGGCTGCCTCAAGATCTTCAGTTCGCGGTGTGGCCGGAATATGCGGTGCCCTACGACATCCGGGCCGACGTGAACGAGTGGAAGCTCGTTCAGCAGCTCTGTCGTGACCGCGATGTTACTCTCACCTTCGGCACCCAGCGTCATGAGACAGGCGGCGAGGTGTGGCGCAACATCGCGCTGACCGTCGATCCCGGTGGGACGCGCGGCGAACACAACAAGGTTCACACCGTGCATTTCTTCAACGACGGGGTCGCCGGCACGACGGCCCTGCCGGTCGATACTCGCCACGGCAAGGTGGGAACGCCGATCTGTTTCGATTGCGACTACGAGGGTGTCACCCGCCGCATGACCGCCGCCGGAGCGGAAATGTTCATCGTCCCGGTGATGGATGCGAAGCCGTGGACCGCTCGCCAGCACGATCAGCACGCGGAGCTGATGCGGATCCGGGCCTGTGAGAATGGCCGGTGGATGTTTGTCTGCGCGACTTCCGGGGTGTCCCAGGTGATCGATCCGAATGGGATGGTGCATGGCCGCCTTGGCGCGATGGTGGAAGGAGTCCTTGTCGGCTCGCTGCGGCGAGAGTCGGAACTTACCTTTTACACCCGCTTTGGCTGGCTCACACCGTGGATGGTCCTCGGAATCGCGGGCGCATCATGGGTCCTGTTGCTGTGGCCGAAGCGTCGCGATAGAGCGGCACAGGCCAAGTCTGCGTGA
- a CDS encoding MbnP family protein produces MIARLSALLLVLAPLLNAGQRLDVELRPTFGTLPLAFDTLALETMAGQRISLTRCDLLLSKAELQTAAGDWLSAETWSAFVNLREGRTRFGLGDIPAGKYTGLRFHIGVPPETNKGDPAVHPAGHPLNPTVNGMHWGWQGGYIFAAVEGLWRGKEGEIGGYSFHIANDGNLMTVELPLEVDLQRDHTLHLGFDASEIFAGVTIAEEASTTHSRPGDPLAATLKANLPKAFRIESLQPTPTRAEAAAKNNALIAPGATPYRFRFSSTFPHPALPADNPLTEEGVMLGERLFHDTRLSGNGTQSCATCHERRDFFSDRRTFSIGAFGDSGTRQSMPLFNLAWKSSFFWDGRSPSLRAQSLEPIQNPIEMHATLPDVVKKVGQGRHYPHMFDAAFGTPEVNADRLGRALEQFLLTLVSDDSKFDRAIRGQAQLTSEEKRGAELFNTEFDPARGQRGADCFHCHGGPMFQSAAFANNGLSFTDDLGRQAATKLDGDLGKFAVPSLRNVARTAPYMHDGRFTKLEDVIDHYDHGLHRSPTLDPNLAKHPTEGLKLSEADKAALVAFLKTLTDHEFVRPGPPPIPR; encoded by the coding sequence ATGATCGCACGCCTCTCCGCCTTGCTGCTGGTCCTCGCCCCGCTGCTGAATGCCGGGCAGCGGCTGGATGTTGAGCTGCGCCCGACCTTCGGCACCCTGCCGCTGGCCTTCGATACGCTGGCTTTGGAAACCATGGCTGGCCAACGCATCTCCCTGACCCGCTGCGATCTGTTGCTTTCCAAGGCAGAGCTCCAGACCGCTGCCGGCGACTGGCTGAGCGCGGAGACATGGTCCGCCTTCGTGAACCTCCGCGAAGGCCGGACCCGCTTCGGCTTGGGCGATATCCCCGCCGGAAAATACACGGGGCTGCGCTTTCACATCGGGGTCCCGCCGGAGACCAACAAGGGCGACCCGGCCGTCCATCCCGCCGGGCATCCGCTGAATCCCACCGTCAACGGCATGCACTGGGGCTGGCAGGGCGGCTACATCTTTGCCGCCGTGGAGGGCCTGTGGCGCGGCAAGGAAGGCGAGATCGGCGGCTACTCGTTCCACATCGCCAACGACGGGAACTTAATGACGGTGGAGCTGCCACTGGAGGTCGATCTCCAACGCGACCACACGCTGCACCTCGGCTTTGATGCCTCGGAGATCTTTGCGGGAGTGACCATTGCTGAAGAGGCATCGACCACCCATTCTCGCCCCGGCGACCCCTTGGCGGCGACTCTGAAAGCGAATCTTCCCAAGGCGTTCCGGATCGAAAGCCTGCAACCGACACCCACGCGGGCCGAGGCAGCGGCCAAAAACAACGCGCTCATCGCCCCGGGCGCGACGCCCTACCGATTCCGTTTTTCCTCCACCTTCCCCCACCCGGCCTTACCCGCTGACAATCCGCTCACCGAGGAAGGCGTGATGCTCGGTGAGCGTCTTTTCCACGACACGCGCCTCAGTGGCAATGGCACACAGTCCTGTGCGACTTGCCACGAGCGCCGCGATTTCTTCAGCGACCGGCGGACTTTCAGCATCGGTGCCTTCGGCGACAGCGGCACCCGGCAGTCGATGCCGCTCTTCAACCTCGCGTGGAAGTCGTCCTTCTTCTGGGACGGTCGCTCGCCGAGCCTGCGGGCTCAATCGCTCGAGCCGATCCAGAATCCCATCGAGATGCATGCCACGCTCCCGGACGTCGTGAAGAAGGTCGGGCAGGGCAGACACTATCCGCACATGTTCGATGCGGCGTTCGGGACACCGGAGGTAAATGCCGACCGGTTGGGACGGGCACTGGAGCAGTTCTTGCTCACCTTGGTCTCGGACGACTCGAAGTTCGACCGGGCCATCCGCGGTCAAGCCCAGCTCACCTCCGAGGAAAAGCGTGGCGCCGAGCTCTTCAACACCGAGTTCGACCCCGCCCGCGGCCAACGCGGCGCGGACTGCTTCCACTGCCACGGCGGGCCGATGTTCCAAAGTGCCGCCTTCGCCAACAACGGCCTCTCGTTTACCGACGACCTCGGCCGGCAAGCCGCGACGAAACTCGATGGGGATCTCGGCAAGTTTGCCGTGCCGTCCCTTCGCAATGTCGCCCGCACCGCGCCCTACATGCACGACGGGCGCTTCACGAAGCTGGAGGATGTGATTGATCACTACGACCACGGCCTGCACCGCAGCCCGACGCTCGATCCGAATCTGGCCAAGCACCCGACGGAGGGCCTGAAGCTCAGCGAAGCAGACAAGGCGGCACTGGTCGCCTTTCTCAAGACGCTGACCGATCACGAGTTTGTCCGTCCCGGTCCGCCACCGATTCCGCGGTGA
- a CDS encoding response regulator transcription factor: MRLLIADDEPDLLRALSQAMREEGYAVDEAADGTEALYKVTEWDYDAVILDVMMPGLDGFEVLRRLREIKRTPVLMLTARTKVNDRVHGLDAGADDYISKPVDLVELAARVRAIVRRAQGDASSVITIGDVKIDTAARRATKGGGAVPLTGGEYPLLEFLARRRGKTVTRTDLYNHLYDENDTPLSNIIDVQISNLRKKLGPTFITTHRGLGYSIDA; encoded by the coding sequence ATGCGATTGCTCATTGCCGACGACGAGCCCGACCTTCTTCGCGCCCTTTCCCAAGCGATGCGCGAGGAGGGCTATGCCGTGGACGAGGCAGCCGATGGGACCGAGGCGCTCTACAAGGTCACCGAATGGGACTACGACGCCGTCATCCTGGACGTGATGATGCCCGGACTCGATGGCTTCGAGGTGCTGCGCCGCCTGCGGGAGATCAAGAGGACTCCGGTGCTGATGCTCACCGCACGGACCAAGGTGAATGATCGGGTCCACGGGCTCGATGCCGGGGCGGACGACTATATTTCAAAGCCGGTCGATTTGGTCGAACTCGCCGCCCGCGTCCGCGCGATCGTCCGTCGTGCGCAGGGTGATGCGAGCTCGGTGATCACGATCGGTGATGTGAAAATCGATACAGCCGCGCGCCGGGCCACCAAGGGCGGGGGGGCGGTGCCGCTTACCGGCGGCGAGTATCCCTTGCTGGAATTTCTTGCCCGCCGCCGTGGAAAAACGGTCACCCGCACCGATCTCTACAATCACCTCTACGACGAGAACGACACGCCGCTCTCCAACATCATCGACGTGCAGATCTCCAACCTTCGCAAGAAGCTCGGCCCGACCTTCATCACCACGCACCGGGGCCTCGGCTACAGCATCGACGCATGA
- a CDS encoding sensor histidine kinase has translation MSFRKSIRWRIQAWHGLLLLAMTAGFGVTAYRLERTNAYRRMDDDLKGHLGTLAAALDRGGPRGGERDEERGGPRGGEGGGERGERPPPRPPRPGQGPPPKFQTPAIMAAFSPGEPDPFYYQVWTRTGDPLTKSDTAPAGIGRPENGTLDPKPRSREGFRECYLFTPPGECLLVGRSLVSVDRAMRDFGWKTAGIGGGLLAVGLAVGWWISSRALRPITAISVVATRIAEGNLKERIHTPETDSELGRLASLLDDTFQRLDAAFDEQARFTSDAAHELRTPVSIILAQSQLALSREREPAYYRETIETSQRAAKRMQGLIESLLQLAVLDAAAGPLDLQAGDLANVCQELLPSLAVLAEEKGSTLVADLSPAACRMNAEQIGQIVTNLVGNAVKFSPPGSEIRVWTGLQGDRACFSVHDNGPGIAAEHLPHLFERFYRTDRSRSSATGGTGLGLAICKRIADAHGANLSVESEVGKGSVFFFELQRFTLGS, from the coding sequence ATGAGTTTCCGCAAGTCCATCCGCTGGCGCATCCAAGCGTGGCACGGCCTGCTGTTGCTGGCGATGACCGCCGGCTTCGGAGTGACGGCCTACCGGCTGGAGAGGACCAATGCCTACCGCCGGATGGACGATGACCTGAAGGGCCACCTCGGCACCTTGGCGGCTGCCTTGGATCGTGGCGGGCCACGGGGTGGCGAACGTGATGAGGAGCGCGGCGGACCACGGGGCGGAGAGGGCGGCGGGGAGCGCGGCGAACGTCCTCCTCCGCGGCCTCCGCGGCCCGGTCAGGGGCCACCGCCGAAGTTCCAGACGCCCGCGATCATGGCGGCATTCTCTCCCGGTGAGCCCGATCCATTTTACTATCAGGTGTGGACCCGCACGGGCGATCCGCTGACGAAATCAGACACGGCACCCGCGGGAATCGGGCGACCGGAGAACGGAACACTGGATCCCAAGCCCAGGTCACGGGAGGGCTTCCGCGAGTGCTACCTTTTCACGCCGCCGGGCGAGTGCCTGCTGGTGGGGCGGTCATTGGTTTCGGTCGATAGGGCCATGCGGGACTTCGGGTGGAAGACCGCGGGGATCGGCGGCGGGCTGTTAGCCGTCGGACTCGCCGTTGGCTGGTGGATCTCGTCGCGGGCGCTGCGTCCAATCACCGCGATCAGTGTCGTCGCCACGAGGATCGCCGAAGGCAATCTCAAGGAGCGGATTCACACGCCGGAGACCGATAGCGAGTTGGGCCGGCTGGCATCCCTGTTAGACGACACGTTCCAGCGCCTGGATGCCGCTTTTGATGAGCAGGCGCGCTTCACATCGGATGCGGCCCACGAGCTGCGGACACCGGTTTCGATCATCTTGGCGCAATCGCAGCTCGCCCTGTCACGCGAGCGTGAACCAGCCTACTACCGTGAGACCATCGAGACCTCGCAGCGGGCCGCCAAGCGGATGCAGGGCTTAATCGAGTCGCTGCTCCAGCTCGCGGTCCTGGATGCGGCGGCCGGCCCGCTGGATCTTCAGGCCGGAGACTTGGCGAATGTCTGCCAGGAGCTGCTGCCGTCGCTCGCGGTTCTGGCGGAGGAAAAGGGCAGCACGCTGGTGGCGGATCTCTCACCGGCGGCTTGCCGCATGAACGCGGAGCAGATCGGACAGATCGTTACGAACCTCGTGGGCAACGCAGTGAAGTTTTCTCCACCCGGGTCCGAGATCCGCGTGTGGACGGGACTTCAGGGGGATCGCGCCTGCTTCTCGGTTCACGACAATGGGCCCGGCATCGCTGCGGAGCACCTGCCTCATTTGTTCGAGCGCTTTTACCGGACCGATCGCTCGCGCAGCAGCGCGACCGGCGGCACGGGCCTGGGACTGGCGATCTGCAAGCGCATCGCCGATGCCCACGGGGCGAATCTCTCGGTTGAAAGCGAGGTGGGGAAGGGTAGCGTTTTTTTCTTCGAGTTGCAGCGATTCACGTTGGGTTCATGA